CGTAGGAGCAGCAACACCTCCTGCTTTGCACCAATCGGGTTTGGCTGGCTGTCGTGCTCCAGGTCGAAGCCCGGCATCCCGCTTCCGCTTGGTTGACTAGCTCCGGCTCATGAGATGCCGTGGTTCCTAAGGCTTTCGGCGACCAGCGCGACCCTCTTTTCGGTTGCGACTGGCACGCCCCCGTCTCGTCAGGGTTCGGATGTCGATTCCCGGGGGAAGACGACCGCTAGGCCAAGGCCGAGCTTCTTGACCTTGTTCGCGTTCCCGATCGGTCCTCGATGGGCCGCTGCATCGAGCGGATCGATCGAAGGCTCCTTTCGATCGGCCGGCACCTTCCGTCCTCCGGGCGAATCGAGGCCTTCAACAACAACTTGGAGACGCAGCAACGTCGAGTACGAGGATGTCGCGACCATCGCCATTTCCTTTTCAACCTGCGATTTGCAACGCCGCCCTTCCGGTCGCCCTAGCGATCGCTCGCTTCTTCGCGCACGC
The Vulgatibacter incomptus DNA segment above includes these coding regions:
- a CDS encoding transposase, whose protein sequence is MGRCIERIDRRLLSIGRHLPSSGRIEAFNNNLETQQRRVRGCRDHRHFLFNLRFATPPFRSP